The following coding sequences are from one Eptesicus fuscus isolate TK198812 chromosome 7, DD_ASM_mEF_20220401, whole genome shotgun sequence window:
- the MED21 gene encoding mediator of RNA polymerase II transcription subunit 21 translates to MADRLTQLQDAVNSLADQFCNAIGVLQQCGPPASFSNIQTAINKDQPANPTEEYAQLFAALIARTAKDIDVLIDSLPSEESTAALQAASLYKLEEENHEAATCLEDVVYRGDMLLEKIQSALADIAQSQLKTRSGTHSQSLPDS, encoded by the exons ATGGCGGACCGGCTCACGCAGCTGCAGGACGCCGTGAACTCG CTTGCAGATCAGTTTTGTAATGCCATCGGAGTGTTGCAGCAGTGTGGCCCGCCGGCCTCCTTTAGTAATATTCAGACGGCGATTAACAAAGATCAGCCAGCGAATCCTACAGAAG AATATGCCCAGCTTTTTGCTGCACTGATTGCACGAACAGCAAAAGACATTGATGTTTTGATAGATTCCTTGCCAAGTGAAGAATCTACAGCTGCTTTACAG gctgcaagttTGTATAAGCTAGAAGAAGAAAACCATGAGGCTGCTACATGTCTGGAGGATGTTGTTTATCGAGGGGACATGCTTCTAGAAAAGATACAAAGTGCACTTGCTGACATTGCGCAGTCACAGCTGAAGACAAGAAGTGGTACCCACAGCCAGTCTCTTCCAGACTCATAG
- the TM7SF3 gene encoding transmembrane 7 superfamily member 3 isoform X1, with translation MGLLRLMALAALASQPGVAGGAETVGNSSVGLIEFSVGKFRYFKLNRPFPEEAILRNISSNATFLIFQIHSQYQNTTISFSKTLLPSTSGTGTDKGLVFILRPEQSMCSWYLETLDAEPVQNMAIPLSYSERDPIPGGCNLEFDLDVDPNIYLEYDFFETTIKFAPANLGYARGTDSPPCDTKMGKDSRWRLQYDVYQYFLPENDLTEEGLLKHLQRMAEVPQVMASAIKVVTLTANDKTSVSFSSLRGQGVIYNVIVWDPILNTSAAYVPAHTYACSFDAMEGNCSSLGRVSTKVFFTLFALLGLFICFFGHRFWKTELFFIGFIFMGFFFYILITRLTPIKYDVRLVLTAIAGSLGGIFLVAAWWRFGILTLCMLCVGLVLGFLVSSVTFFTPLGNLTVFSNDAVFWVTFSCIVVLIPVIFMGCQRILNILTCGFIGSYSVVLAVDSYMYTSLSYIALNVLKRALNPHFRRAFTNVPFQTNDFIILAVWGMLAVSGITLQIRRERGRPCFPPHPYKLWKRERERRVTNILDPSYHIPPLRERLYGRLTQIRELFQKEQPAGERTPLLL, from the exons ATGGGGCTCCTTCGGCTGATGGCGCTGGCGGCGCTGGCATCGCAGCCCGGGGTGGCTGGTGGCGCCGAGACCGTCGGGAACTCCAGCGTGG GTCTTATTGAATTTTCTGTGGGGAAATTTAGATACTTCAAGCTCAACAGACCCTTTCCAGAGGAAGCTATTTTGCGTAATATTTCCAGCAATGCgacttttcttattttccaaatacACTCACAGTATCAGAATAcaaccatttctttttctaag ACGCTCCTTCCCAGTACCTCGGGAACAGGCACTGACAAAGGACTGGTTTTCATTCTTAGACCAGAGCAAAGTATGTGCTCTTGGTATTTGGAGACTTTAGACGCTGAGCCTGTCCAAAATATGGCCATTCCACTCTCCTACTCAGAAAGAG ATCCTATTCCTGGAGGCTGTAATTTAGAGTTTGATTTAGATGTTGACCCCAACATTTACTTGGAGTATGATTTCTTTGAAACAACTATCAAATTTGCCCCAGCAAACCTAGGCTATGCAAG AGGCACAGATTCTCCGCCATGTGACACCAAGATGGGGAAGGATTCTAGGTGGAGGTTGCAGTATGACGTCTATCAGTATTTTCTGCCAGAAAATGACCTCACTGAGGAGGGGTTGCTGAAGCATCTGCAGAGGATGGCCGAAGTGCCTCAGGTGATGGCCAGTGCTATTAAG GTGGTTACTCTAACAGCTAATGATAAGACAAGtgtttccttctcctccctccggGGACAAGGCGTCATTTATAATGTCATTGTTTGGGACCCAATTCTCAATACATCTGCTGCTTATGTTCCTGCTCACACATATGCTTGCAGCTTTGACGCAATGGAGGGTAATTGTTCTTCTCTTG gaagagtATCTACCAAAGTGTTTTTCACTCTTTTTGCCCTGCTTGGTCTCTTCATTTGTTTCTTCGGACACAGATTCTGGAAAACAG AATTATTCTTCATAGGCTTTATCTTCATGGGATTCTTCTTTTATATACTGATTACCAGACTGACACCCATTAAGTATGATg TTCGTCTGGTTCTGACAGCCATCGCCGGAAGTCTTGGTGGGATTTTCTTGGTTGCTGCTTGGTGGCGATTTGGCATCCTCACGCTCTGCATGCTGTGTGTTGGACTAGTGCTGGGCTTCCTCGTCTCTTCAGTGACTTTCTTCACTCCGTTAG gaAACCTAACAGTATTTAGTAATGATGCTGTGTTCTGGGTGACCTTCTCTTGTATAGTTGTTCTCATTCCAGTAATTTTCATGGGCTGCCAAAGAATA cTGAACATCCTGACTTGTGGATTCATTGGCTCCTATTCGGTGGTCTTGGCCGTTGACAGTTACATGTATACAAGTCTTTCTTACATCGCTTTGAATGTACTCAAGAGAGCACTCAACCCTCATTTCCGCAGAGCTTTCACAAATGTGCCTTTTCAAACTAATG ACTTTATTATCCTGGCAGTATGGGGTATGCTGGCTGTAAGTGGAATTACGTTGCAGATTCGGAGAGAAAGAGGGCGACCGTGTTTTCCTCCCCACCCGTACAAGTTATGGAAACGAGAGAGGGAACGCAGAGTGACCAACATTCTGGATCCCAGCTACCACATCCCTCCATTGCGAGAGAGGCTCTATGGCCGATTAACCCAGATCAGAGAGCTCTTCCAGAAGGAGCAGCCAGCTGGAGAGAGAACACCCCTGCTGCTGTAG
- the TM7SF3 gene encoding transmembrane 7 superfamily member 3 isoform X4, with amino-acid sequence MGLLRLMALAALASQPGVAGGAETVGNSSVGLIEFSVGKFRYFKLNRPFPEEAILRNISSNATFLIFQIHSQYQNTTISFSKTLLPSTSGTGTDKGLVFILRPEQSMCSWYLETLDAEPVQNMAIPLSYSERDPIPGGCNLEFDLDVDPNIYLEYDFFETTIKFAPANLGYARGTDSPPCDTKMGKDSRWRLQYDVYQYFLPENDLTEEGLLKHLQRMAEVPQVMASAIKVVTLTANDKTSVSFSSLRGQGVIYNVIVWDPILNTSAAYVPAHTYACSFDAMEGNCSSLGRVSTKVFFTLFALLGLFICFFGHRFWKTELFFIGFIFMGFFFYILITRLTPIKYDVRLVLTAIAGSLGGIFLVAAWWRFGILTLCMLCVGLVLGFLVSSVTFFTPLGNLTVFSNDAVFWVTFSCIVVLIPVIFMGCQRILNILTCGFIGSYSVVLAVDSYMYTSLSYIALNVLKRALNPHFRRAFTNVPFQTNAQYQIYVHWNA; translated from the exons ATGGGGCTCCTTCGGCTGATGGCGCTGGCGGCGCTGGCATCGCAGCCCGGGGTGGCTGGTGGCGCCGAGACCGTCGGGAACTCCAGCGTGG GTCTTATTGAATTTTCTGTGGGGAAATTTAGATACTTCAAGCTCAACAGACCCTTTCCAGAGGAAGCTATTTTGCGTAATATTTCCAGCAATGCgacttttcttattttccaaatacACTCACAGTATCAGAATAcaaccatttctttttctaag ACGCTCCTTCCCAGTACCTCGGGAACAGGCACTGACAAAGGACTGGTTTTCATTCTTAGACCAGAGCAAAGTATGTGCTCTTGGTATTTGGAGACTTTAGACGCTGAGCCTGTCCAAAATATGGCCATTCCACTCTCCTACTCAGAAAGAG ATCCTATTCCTGGAGGCTGTAATTTAGAGTTTGATTTAGATGTTGACCCCAACATTTACTTGGAGTATGATTTCTTTGAAACAACTATCAAATTTGCCCCAGCAAACCTAGGCTATGCAAG AGGCACAGATTCTCCGCCATGTGACACCAAGATGGGGAAGGATTCTAGGTGGAGGTTGCAGTATGACGTCTATCAGTATTTTCTGCCAGAAAATGACCTCACTGAGGAGGGGTTGCTGAAGCATCTGCAGAGGATGGCCGAAGTGCCTCAGGTGATGGCCAGTGCTATTAAG GTGGTTACTCTAACAGCTAATGATAAGACAAGtgtttccttctcctccctccggGGACAAGGCGTCATTTATAATGTCATTGTTTGGGACCCAATTCTCAATACATCTGCTGCTTATGTTCCTGCTCACACATATGCTTGCAGCTTTGACGCAATGGAGGGTAATTGTTCTTCTCTTG gaagagtATCTACCAAAGTGTTTTTCACTCTTTTTGCCCTGCTTGGTCTCTTCATTTGTTTCTTCGGACACAGATTCTGGAAAACAG AATTATTCTTCATAGGCTTTATCTTCATGGGATTCTTCTTTTATATACTGATTACCAGACTGACACCCATTAAGTATGATg TTCGTCTGGTTCTGACAGCCATCGCCGGAAGTCTTGGTGGGATTTTCTTGGTTGCTGCTTGGTGGCGATTTGGCATCCTCACGCTCTGCATGCTGTGTGTTGGACTAGTGCTGGGCTTCCTCGTCTCTTCAGTGACTTTCTTCACTCCGTTAG gaAACCTAACAGTATTTAGTAATGATGCTGTGTTCTGGGTGACCTTCTCTTGTATAGTTGTTCTCATTCCAGTAATTTTCATGGGCTGCCAAAGAATA cTGAACATCCTGACTTGTGGATTCATTGGCTCCTATTCGGTGGTCTTGGCCGTTGACAGTTACATGTATACAAGTCTTTCTTACATCGCTTTGAATGTACTCAAGAGAGCACTCAACCCTCATTTCCGCAGAGCTTTCACAAATGTGCCTTTTCAAACTAATG
- the TM7SF3 gene encoding transmembrane 7 superfamily member 3 isoform X2 → MGLLRLMALAALASQPGVAGGAETVGNSSVGLIEFSVGKFRYFKLNRPFPEEAILRNISSNATFLIFQIHSQYQNTTISFSKTLLPSTSGTGTDKGLVFILRPEQSMCSWYLETLDAEPVQNMAIPLSYSERDPIPGGCNLEFDLDVDPNIYLEYDFFETTIKFAPANLGYARGTDSPPCDTKMGKDSRWRLQYDVYQYFLPENDLTEEGLLKHLQRMAEVPQVMASAIKVVTLTANDKTSVSFSSLRGQGVIYNVIVWDPILNTSAAYVPAHTYACSFDAMEGNCSSLGRVSTKVFFTLFALLGLFICFFGHRFWKTGFIFMGFFFYILITRLTPIKYDVRLVLTAIAGSLGGIFLVAAWWRFGILTLCMLCVGLVLGFLVSSVTFFTPLGNLTVFSNDAVFWVTFSCIVVLIPVIFMGCQRILNILTCGFIGSYSVVLAVDSYMYTSLSYIALNVLKRALNPHFRRAFTNVPFQTNDFIILAVWGMLAVSGITLQIRRERGRPCFPPHPYKLWKRERERRVTNILDPSYHIPPLRERLYGRLTQIRELFQKEQPAGERTPLLL, encoded by the exons ATGGGGCTCCTTCGGCTGATGGCGCTGGCGGCGCTGGCATCGCAGCCCGGGGTGGCTGGTGGCGCCGAGACCGTCGGGAACTCCAGCGTGG GTCTTATTGAATTTTCTGTGGGGAAATTTAGATACTTCAAGCTCAACAGACCCTTTCCAGAGGAAGCTATTTTGCGTAATATTTCCAGCAATGCgacttttcttattttccaaatacACTCACAGTATCAGAATAcaaccatttctttttctaag ACGCTCCTTCCCAGTACCTCGGGAACAGGCACTGACAAAGGACTGGTTTTCATTCTTAGACCAGAGCAAAGTATGTGCTCTTGGTATTTGGAGACTTTAGACGCTGAGCCTGTCCAAAATATGGCCATTCCACTCTCCTACTCAGAAAGAG ATCCTATTCCTGGAGGCTGTAATTTAGAGTTTGATTTAGATGTTGACCCCAACATTTACTTGGAGTATGATTTCTTTGAAACAACTATCAAATTTGCCCCAGCAAACCTAGGCTATGCAAG AGGCACAGATTCTCCGCCATGTGACACCAAGATGGGGAAGGATTCTAGGTGGAGGTTGCAGTATGACGTCTATCAGTATTTTCTGCCAGAAAATGACCTCACTGAGGAGGGGTTGCTGAAGCATCTGCAGAGGATGGCCGAAGTGCCTCAGGTGATGGCCAGTGCTATTAAG GTGGTTACTCTAACAGCTAATGATAAGACAAGtgtttccttctcctccctccggGGACAAGGCGTCATTTATAATGTCATTGTTTGGGACCCAATTCTCAATACATCTGCTGCTTATGTTCCTGCTCACACATATGCTTGCAGCTTTGACGCAATGGAGGGTAATTGTTCTTCTCTTG gaagagtATCTACCAAAGTGTTTTTCACTCTTTTTGCCCTGCTTGGTCTCTTCATTTGTTTCTTCGGACACAGATTCTGGAAAACAG GCTTTATCTTCATGGGATTCTTCTTTTATATACTGATTACCAGACTGACACCCATTAAGTATGATg TTCGTCTGGTTCTGACAGCCATCGCCGGAAGTCTTGGTGGGATTTTCTTGGTTGCTGCTTGGTGGCGATTTGGCATCCTCACGCTCTGCATGCTGTGTGTTGGACTAGTGCTGGGCTTCCTCGTCTCTTCAGTGACTTTCTTCACTCCGTTAG gaAACCTAACAGTATTTAGTAATGATGCTGTGTTCTGGGTGACCTTCTCTTGTATAGTTGTTCTCATTCCAGTAATTTTCATGGGCTGCCAAAGAATA cTGAACATCCTGACTTGTGGATTCATTGGCTCCTATTCGGTGGTCTTGGCCGTTGACAGTTACATGTATACAAGTCTTTCTTACATCGCTTTGAATGTACTCAAGAGAGCACTCAACCCTCATTTCCGCAGAGCTTTCACAAATGTGCCTTTTCAAACTAATG ACTTTATTATCCTGGCAGTATGGGGTATGCTGGCTGTAAGTGGAATTACGTTGCAGATTCGGAGAGAAAGAGGGCGACCGTGTTTTCCTCCCCACCCGTACAAGTTATGGAAACGAGAGAGGGAACGCAGAGTGACCAACATTCTGGATCCCAGCTACCACATCCCTCCATTGCGAGAGAGGCTCTATGGCCGATTAACCCAGATCAGAGAGCTCTTCCAGAAGGAGCAGCCAGCTGGAGAGAGAACACCCCTGCTGCTGTAG
- the TM7SF3 gene encoding transmembrane 7 superfamily member 3 isoform X3, whose protein sequence is MGLLRLMALAALASQPGVAGGAETVGNSSVGLIEFSVGKFRYFKLNRPFPEEAILRNISSNATFLIFQIHSQYQNTTISFSKTLLPSTSGTGTDKGLVFILRPEQSMCSWYLETLDAEPVQNMAIPLSYSERDPIPGGCNLEFDLDVDPNIYLEYDFFETTIKFAPANLGYARGTDSPPCDTKMGKDSRWRLQYDVYQYFLPENDLTEEGLLKHLQRMAEVPQVMASAIKVVTLTANDKTSVSFSSLRGQGVIYNVIVWDPILNTSAAYVPAHTYACSFDAMEGNCSSLGFIFMGFFFYILITRLTPIKYDVRLVLTAIAGSLGGIFLVAAWWRFGILTLCMLCVGLVLGFLVSSVTFFTPLGNLTVFSNDAVFWVTFSCIVVLIPVIFMGCQRILNILTCGFIGSYSVVLAVDSYMYTSLSYIALNVLKRALNPHFRRAFTNVPFQTNDFIILAVWGMLAVSGITLQIRRERGRPCFPPHPYKLWKRERERRVTNILDPSYHIPPLRERLYGRLTQIRELFQKEQPAGERTPLLL, encoded by the exons ATGGGGCTCCTTCGGCTGATGGCGCTGGCGGCGCTGGCATCGCAGCCCGGGGTGGCTGGTGGCGCCGAGACCGTCGGGAACTCCAGCGTGG GTCTTATTGAATTTTCTGTGGGGAAATTTAGATACTTCAAGCTCAACAGACCCTTTCCAGAGGAAGCTATTTTGCGTAATATTTCCAGCAATGCgacttttcttattttccaaatacACTCACAGTATCAGAATAcaaccatttctttttctaag ACGCTCCTTCCCAGTACCTCGGGAACAGGCACTGACAAAGGACTGGTTTTCATTCTTAGACCAGAGCAAAGTATGTGCTCTTGGTATTTGGAGACTTTAGACGCTGAGCCTGTCCAAAATATGGCCATTCCACTCTCCTACTCAGAAAGAG ATCCTATTCCTGGAGGCTGTAATTTAGAGTTTGATTTAGATGTTGACCCCAACATTTACTTGGAGTATGATTTCTTTGAAACAACTATCAAATTTGCCCCAGCAAACCTAGGCTATGCAAG AGGCACAGATTCTCCGCCATGTGACACCAAGATGGGGAAGGATTCTAGGTGGAGGTTGCAGTATGACGTCTATCAGTATTTTCTGCCAGAAAATGACCTCACTGAGGAGGGGTTGCTGAAGCATCTGCAGAGGATGGCCGAAGTGCCTCAGGTGATGGCCAGTGCTATTAAG GTGGTTACTCTAACAGCTAATGATAAGACAAGtgtttccttctcctccctccggGGACAAGGCGTCATTTATAATGTCATTGTTTGGGACCCAATTCTCAATACATCTGCTGCTTATGTTCCTGCTCACACATATGCTTGCAGCTTTGACGCAATGGAGGGTAATTGTTCTTCTCTTG GCTTTATCTTCATGGGATTCTTCTTTTATATACTGATTACCAGACTGACACCCATTAAGTATGATg TTCGTCTGGTTCTGACAGCCATCGCCGGAAGTCTTGGTGGGATTTTCTTGGTTGCTGCTTGGTGGCGATTTGGCATCCTCACGCTCTGCATGCTGTGTGTTGGACTAGTGCTGGGCTTCCTCGTCTCTTCAGTGACTTTCTTCACTCCGTTAG gaAACCTAACAGTATTTAGTAATGATGCTGTGTTCTGGGTGACCTTCTCTTGTATAGTTGTTCTCATTCCAGTAATTTTCATGGGCTGCCAAAGAATA cTGAACATCCTGACTTGTGGATTCATTGGCTCCTATTCGGTGGTCTTGGCCGTTGACAGTTACATGTATACAAGTCTTTCTTACATCGCTTTGAATGTACTCAAGAGAGCACTCAACCCTCATTTCCGCAGAGCTTTCACAAATGTGCCTTTTCAAACTAATG ACTTTATTATCCTGGCAGTATGGGGTATGCTGGCTGTAAGTGGAATTACGTTGCAGATTCGGAGAGAAAGAGGGCGACCGTGTTTTCCTCCCCACCCGTACAAGTTATGGAAACGAGAGAGGGAACGCAGAGTGACCAACATTCTGGATCCCAGCTACCACATCCCTCCATTGCGAGAGAGGCTCTATGGCCGATTAACCCAGATCAGAGAGCTCTTCCAGAAGGAGCAGCCAGCTGGAGAGAGAACACCCCTGCTGCTGTAG